DNA sequence from the Parasphingorhabdus cellanae genome:
GCCAAAGCGCTGCACCGTTGCTCAGCGCGGTCGGGTGAGAAATTTATCGGCGTAAATTGCGGTGCCATTCCGCGTGATTTGTTGGAATCAGAGCTATTTGGTCACGAAAAAGGCAGCTTCACCGGCGCCATTGCCCAGCGCAAGGGCCAGTTTGAAGATGCGAGCAATGGCACCCTATTTCTGGATGAAATTGGCGACATGCCCTTCGACATGCAGGTCAAATTGCTGCGGGTGCTTGAGGAAAAGCAGATTGAACGGATTGGCGGCGCAGAATCAATTGCCATCGATACCCGGATCATATCGGCCACCCATCAAAATCTTGATCAAGCCATCGCCGACAAGCGCTTTCGTGAAGATCTATTCTATCGCCTTTCCGTCTTTCCAATCGATATTCCTGCGCTGAAGGATCGCCGTGACGATATTGCGCCTCTGATTCGGCATTTCATCGCGCAAATTGGCAGTGAAGAGATCTATTTTTCCACCGAAGCCATGGACTTGCTGGAAAATTACGCCTGGCCCGGCAATGCGCGTGAGCTGCGTAACATTGTCGAGCGAGCGGTCGTGCTCTTTCCCGGTGTGATGATATCGGCCAGTCAGCTATCCTCGCTTTTTCGTCGCCGGGCGTCCAACGCCCCGACCCATCACCGCTATGCGCTGCCATCAAGCTATGCGGGCGGAGCGGAGGTGAAACCTTTCAAGACGATAGACGATGATAGCGGCTTTGATCGCGGCACATTGGGTGACGGTTTTGACCTGAAAAAACATCTCATGCAGGAGGAGCGCAAATATCTGTTATCTGCGCTCAGGATGGCGGAAGGCGTAGTGGCGGAGGCGGCACATCTGGTCAGCCTCCGCCGGACCACTTTTGTCGAGAAAATGCGGCGCCATAAAATCGTTCGGAAAATGGCGATGACGGACCACCGGTCGGAACTAGTCCGCCGCGAATAATTGGTCATCATCGGCAAAGGCCTTGAACTCCAGAGCATTGCCGCTGGGGTCCATAAAAAACATCGTGGCCTGCTCCCCGATTTCACCGCGGAAACGAACCGTGGGTGCGATGACAAATGCGGTGCCTCGCTGTTCCAGCCGTTCAGCCAATGCTTGCCATTGGGTGGTCGTCAGAACCACTCCAAAATGCGGGACCGGAACATCCTCGCCGTCCACTGGATTGGTGGTCGCTGGTGGTTTTGCGTTGGTATCAAGATGCGCGACAATCTGATGACCATAGAGATTGAAATCAATCCAGTGGCTGCTGCTCCGACCCTCTGCACAGCCCAGCAAGTCGCCGTAAAATTCCCGCGCAGCCGCGAGGTCATGGACGGGAAAAGCGAGATGGAAAGGGCGGTGTTCAATGTTCAAAATTCTGTCCCTTTTTTTCCGGCGCAGCCAGCGCGAAACAATGATCAATATCCAGTTTCGCTCGCTTGCCTTGGTTTTGTTCCAATGCTTTCACTTCCTCGCGGGTCTGGGTAAGGATGATATCGCTTTCAGAACCACTTTTGCCTTCGCCGCGCATCTTTTCGCGGGCACGGCTGTCGAGGACAAAGGCCAATGTCTTCAGATCTTGGGCGGTTTTCGACAATTTCTCTCGGGCATAGACGGTTTCATAAGCCAGCTGCAGCATCGCAGCGCACTGGTTTAATGTCGGCTTCGGTTTCGGCGCCACTTCGGTATCAAGAAGCGGCAGACATTTTTCCATTCCTTCGGCGACAACTTGTTCCGGTTCCGCAACTTTCTTCACCATGGCTTGCTGCGCGGCCACCGCTTTCAAAATCGCATCGCGCACCTGCTCCCGGGACTGTCCGGTCTCAGCCATAACCCGCTCGCCTACTTGCCCGGCATAGGTCCGCCCGCGCTCGCTCAGCAAAGGATAGGTCAGGGCACTTTCGATGCCGCGCTCCTGTTCCGACGCTACAATCGCGAGAATCGCGACACAAGACAGATCGCGTTTATGAATGTCCGTGAAGGCTGTGACCGCCGGTTCGTTAATGGCGGGCGCGGGCTGTAACAGCGCTAGCAATATTAACATGAGTTTTTCCATGATCGCTGTATAGCGGTGCGAGGCCGCTCGCGGCAAATGCCAATTGTCGATCAATGCTTTCCTACAAACCTGCCATCATGATATTCAGCCAATCATGACGGCACCTTATTTTCCAAAATCCGATGTGCCTGAGATTCTCAAAAAGGAAACCGCGACGCTTTTTCTGGTTCATTCTATGTAGAAGCCGTCTAAACTGTCAGGTTCGAAGCCTTCAATCTGAACAAAATGGATTTTGGTAATTAATGTTTGAACCTGTCCAACCAAAGCGGCAAAAGCCGTCCGTGAAATTTCTCATCAACCTGCCCCGCCAATATCCGTTCTGGTTGTCGCTCATGGCGGGCGCAATATCGGCGACCGGCTTCGCCCCGCTTGGGCTATGGCCGGTAAGCCTGCTTGCGCTAGCCTTATGGATTGCCATTGTTGATCGCCTGGGGAGTCGCAAATCCGTTTTCTTTTCTGGCTGGTTATTTGGCCTGGGACATTTCGTTGTCGGGCTGAACTGGATCGCCAAGGCGTTCACCTTTCAGGCCGCGATGCCGGAATGGCTGGGCTATATTGCGGTGGTTTTGCTGTCCCTCTATCTGGCGGTCTATCCGGCATTAACGGCGCTGGGCGCGTGGCTTTTGGCAAGGGGACGGCGCTTAGCATTTGTTTTGGCTTTTGCAGGATTCTGGATCATCACGGAATGGCTGCGCAGCTGGGTATTTAGCGGATTCATCTGGAATCCACTGGGTGTAATCGCAGTTGACGCCGGACTCGCTTTGAGTGCTCGTTCCATAGGAACCTATGGGCTTTCCGGATTGACAATCGGTGTTGCCGGTCTTGTGGGCTCGGCGGTTATTGGGATGCTCACCCTGCAGTGGCGGCTGATCGTTCGCCGGGTATTCGATCTTGCGATTGTCGCCTTGGGTGCCGGTATATTGTTCCTGATCGGTAGCCGGGAAGACCTGTGGAACGGGGATGTGATGGATTTTGGCGCAATCGCCATTTGTAAAGAAGGTTGGGCTGAAAATTGCGGACCGCCCAATATCACGGTCGTCCAGCCCAATATCGGGCAGCAGGATAAATGGCAGGCCGGATATGAAGAGCTGAACCTCGGCAAACTGGCTGGATTGACCGTGCGCAAGGATGACACGCCGCGCTTGGTATTCTGGCCGGAAGCCGCGATCCCGGATTATCTCGAAACCGGCTATCCGCAGCGCTATTATTACGGCCGCCCGCCACAGATGGTGCGAGCACAGCTTGCTGGTCTTATGAAGCCCGGCGATGTTCTTGTGCTCGGCGGGCTGAAACTGGAATTTGACGACGCCAGCGCCCCTGATGAGAGGCGCGCCATCGGAGCCCGTAACAGTGTCTTTGCGATGGACTCAGAGCGCGAACTGCTCGGTCGGTACGATAAGAGTCATTTGGTGCCCTATGGCGAGTATCTTCCAATGCGGCCGCTGTTATCTGCTCTTGGTTTGTCACGGCTGGCACCGGGGGATTTCGATTTCTGGCCGGGTCCGGGCCCACGCTCGCTGGATCTCGGCGCATTTGGCAAGGCAGGCTTGCAAGTCTGTTACGAGATTATCTTCTCTGGCCAAGTTGTTGACCGGGACAATCGTCCCGATTTCATTTTCAACCCATCCAATGATGCGTGGTTTGGCGCTTGGGGACCGCCACAGCATCTTGCGCAAGCGCAAATGCGTGCGATTGAAGAGGGGTTACCGGTCATCCGTTCCACCCCGACCGGCATATCAGCGGTCATCACGAGCAGGGGCAAGGTGGTAGAAAGCATTCCCATGGGGCAGGCAGGCCGGATCGACACAATATTGCCGTCTCCCGAAAAGCCGACATTATTCTCTCTATACGGCAACGTCCTATCGCTCGGGTTTGCGTTCTTTTTGCTGATCTGTGCCATTGCAATCCGGCTTCGTGCTCGCTAAGAAGCGCATATAAACCTTTCTTTATATCCAAAATAACGCGCCCCCAAGCGACCAAATAGTAGGAAAAGTCATGCGCTCAGAATTTATCTTCACGTCCGAATCCGTATCCGAAGGTCATCCTGATAAGGTTTCTGACCAGATTTCGGACGCGATTGTTGATTTGTTTCTATCCAAAGACCCGGAAGCGCGAGTTGCCTGTGAAACCCTGACAACCACAGATCGCGTTATTTTGGCTGGCGAAGTGCGCGGCAAGGGCATGATTGATACCGATGGCAATTGGGCTCCGGGCGCACAGGAAGAAATCCAGACAGTTGTGCGGGATACGGTCAAGAAAATCGGTTATGAACAAGACGGTTTCCATTGGCAGAATCTGACCTTTGAAAACCACCTTCATCCGCAATCCGCCCATATCGCACAAGGCGTCGATGAAAGCGGTAACAAGGATGAAGGCGCCGGTGACCAGGGCATTATGTTCGGATATGCCAGCGATGAAACACCGGATTTAATGCCAGCGACTTTGCAATATTCGCATCAGATATTGAAGCAAATGGCCGCCGATCGTCACAGCGGCAAGGCACCGTTTCTGGAGCCGGATAGCAAGAGTCAGGTCACATTGCGCTATGTCAATGAAGTGCCGGTGGAAGCGACGGCACTGGTCGTATCGACCCAGCATGCGCCTGGCTATTTCAAAGATAGCGACAATCCAGAGCTTTATGAAGAATTGCGCGACTATGTGATGGGCGTATTCCATTCGGTGCTGCCGGATGATTTTATCACAGACAATACGGTGATTCACGTGAACCCGACCGGGCGCTTTGAAATTGGCGGACCAGATGGGGATGCGGGTTTGACCGGCCGAAAGATCATTGTGGATACCTATGGTGGGGCAAGCCCGCATGGCGGCGGTGCTTTCTCGGGCAAAGACCCGACCAAAGTGGATCGGTCTGCGGCTTATATCACGCGCTATCTCGCTAAAAATATCGTTGCGGCCGGTCTCGCCAAGCGCTGCGCGATCCAGCTTTCCTACGCCATTGGCGTGGCCGAGCCTTTGTCGATCAATGTCGATCTGCACGGCACCGGAACGGTGAGCGAAGAAAAGCTGGAGGAAATCCTGCCGAAACTGGTGCGCTTGACCCCAAAGGGCATTCGCACCCATCTCGGCCTCAACAAACCGATATACAGCCCGACCGCTGCTTACGGACATTTTGGGCGCGAGGCGGATGGCGATCTTTTTACTTGGGAAAAAACGGATTTGGTGGACGCTCTAAAAGCTGCTATTTAAATCAGTCTACGAGTGCTAACCGCGCCGGATGACCAGCAAAGATAATCAGGATCCGACCACCATCCGTCAACTTTATGGCCGGCGGCAGGGCCATGCGCTCAGGGACCAGCAAGTCGAGCTGGTCGAAAAGCTGCTGCCGCAGATTAGCGTGCCGACCGAGGGAGCAGTATCCTCGTCGGAGCTATTTGGCGACAATCGGCCTCTCCATTTCGAAATTGGCTTTGGTGCCGGCGAGCATATGGCGGCGCGGGCGGATATGCTGCCTGATCACGGGTTTATCGGCTGTGAGCCCTATCTCAATGGAATGGTCGGCGCGCTGCAGCATGTGAGAGAGGGCGTTCTGCCCAATATTCGCCTTTACATGGGCAACGCACTGGATGTGCTGGAACGGATACCAGATGGCGCTTTGAGCTTCGTCTATCTTTTGCATCCCGACCCGTGGCCCAAAGCCAGGCACGCAAAGCGGCGGTTCATGAACCATGGACCAGTTGACCTGATCGCGGCCAAGCTGAAGCCTGGTGGCGAATTCCGGTTCGGCACGGATCACCCGGTCTATCTGGAATGGGCGATGATGATCATGAACCAGCGCAGCGAATTTAACTGGCTGTGCGATAGTCCGAAAAGCTGGATGGTCCGTCCAGGTGGTTGGCCAGAAACGCGTTACGAAGCCAAGGCCCGGAAACAGGGGCATGAAGTCTGGTATTTTCGCTACCAGCGTAAGTGAGCGATTCCGGCAAATTTTATTAACGTAGTTTTACTGCGACTTATACTTGAATCGCCTTGTAAACAAGCAGTTAACCGTAAATTTATTCATTGCCATAGGTATTTTGTTAACCCTCCTAATCTAGAGATTGCTTAACCAAAAAACTGGTCGCACAGCTATTGGATTCCAGGAGGCCTCACACAGAAATGGGCGACGTTCCATCAAGCCAAGATTCCGCGATTGCGGATGCAACCATAGTGGGTAGTGCCACGCCTGCTGATCTGCATATTCAGTCGCGTAACCGGCATTTCTCCACTGCGGTGATTGAGCGCCGCCGCTGGGTCGGTGGCGATCCTTATGCGTCGGCTTTCTTCAACGCATTGTCGGTCACTTTTCCCAAAGGTGAAACCTTTTTCATGAAGGTGTTGAAGCAATATCGCGATGAGGTTCCGGAAAAGCTTGCCCGCGAAATTCGTGGTTTTGTGCAGCAGGAGGCGGTGCATAGCCGAGAACATCTTTTTTTCAACAAACAGATTGAGCAAACCGATTTCGACCTCACTCGGCTTGAACAGGCGCTGACCGATGTGATCGATAAGATAGGGAACATGCCGCTCATCAGACAGCTTGTCGCGACAACATGTTTGGAACATCTCACAGCAATCATGGCCGCCGAATTTATTGAAAATCCTGCTCATTTCCGCGATGCGGATGAAGAGCAGCGCAAGATGTGGCTTTGGCACGCATCGGAAGAAGTTGAGCACAAGGGTGTTGCTTATGATACCTGGTTGCATGCCACGAGGGATTGGAGCCCAATGAAACGATGGATCACGCAGTCAGCGTTCATGATCCGTATCTCGCTGGGGTTCGCGAAAAACCGCACGAAGGGCATTTTTGATTTGTTGAAGCAGGACGGCATCTCCGGTCCACGCGCATGGTTCGGTTTTGCGCATTATGCTTTGGTCAGTCCGGCCCCGTTTCGTCGCACGCTGGGCCCTTGGTTCCTGTTCTTCCTTCCAGGCTTTCATCCCTGGAACAAAGATGATCGCGGTCTTATTCAATTGGCCGAAAGTGAATATGAGGCGGCGATTATGGACAGTCCTGAGGCACCGGAAAATATCACTGCGACGGGCGCCACAATGGGTGAGCGCCGCAAAAAGAAGCGCCTACCCAAAGTGGCCTAAGCCGCTAGCGGTCGCACGACGTCGCATTCCATATCGTTTTCCAGAGATAGTTCGAATTCAACTGCTGCGACAGAACAACTGCGTCCTTTGCTGAACCGCGGTTGTGTCCGCCCGGTGCGACGAAAACCTAATTTGGTCAACACGTTCCCGGAAGCTGGATTGTCGATGAAATGGCTGGCGACAATCTGGCGGTACCCCAGCGCTTTGGCTGTTTGCAATGCAGCGCGGGCGGCTTCCGTAGCATAGCCTAGACCCCAATGGTCGCGGCCAATCCAATAGCCGAGTTCGACACTACCGTCTGGCATCATATCAATACCGCAAGTCCCAACCAAGCAAGGGGCACCAGCCGTCCGCCGGTAAATCAACCAGCGCGGGCTCTTGGGATCATGGGGAAGCGAAAGAAAGTCTTCCGCATCATCCCGGCTATAGGGCCAAGGCGCACTCGCAAGATTACGGACAATGGCTTCATCATTAATCGCATCATGCAACGCTTCGGCATCTTCGGGCCAACCTGGCCGCAACAATAATCTTGGTGTTCTTGCAAACATTGGGACTCTCCGTTGTTTTGGCCGTTTCGCGACCAAAAAGTCAAAATTTAACCGTCCCTGCTTTGGTTTGACCGGCTCCTACTATGGGCGGATGACAAGGCAGTGACATTTTCGACAGGGAGAGACAAAAAAAGGGAGAGGGGGTGACCCTCTCCCTTGAATTTGGAAGTTCTTTCGAACCATCCAGGTCATCCCTCAAAGGACAACCCGTTATCGATTGTCCGGTTATTCGGCGGCTTCCGCCATGGCGTCAACGGACACATATTTGCGGCCGAGCTTGCCCTTGTGGAATTCCACTTTGCCATCAATGAGCGCAAATAGGGTGTGGTCCTTGCCCATACCGACATTGCGACCCGGATGGGTCTTGGTTCCGCGTTGGCGGATGATAATGTTGCCAGCTACAACAGCTTCGCTGCCGTATTTTTTGACGCCTAAACGGCGGCCTTCTGAATCACGGCCGTTACGCGATGAACCGCCTGCTTTCTTATGTGCCATGGTTTAGTCCTTCTTCTTCGCAGCCGGCTTTTTAGCGGCTGGCTTCTTGGCCGGAGCTTTTTTCGCCGCGGCTGGTTTTGCTTCTGTTTTAGCAGCGGCCTTTTTAGCAGCTGGCTTTGCAGCAGCTTTCTTGGCCGGAGCCTTTTTGGCCGTTTCCTTTTTAGCAGGTGCTGCTTTTTTCTCAGCCGCCGGCTTGTCTTCAGCAGGCTTGGCAGCTTCTTTCTTGGGCGCCGCTTTTTTCGCAGCTTTCTGATCACCAATGGCGCTGATCTTCAGCACAGTGTGCTGCTGACGATGGCCATTTTTACGGCGATAGTTATGCCGGCGGCGTTTCTTGAAGATAATGATCTTCTCGCCTTTTTCCTGCGCAACAATTTCAGCAGCCACGGTCAGACCTTTGACGTCTTTCATGTCTGCGCCTTCACCGGCCAGCAAAACATCATCCAAGGTTACCGAATCACCTGCTTCACCAGCAAGTTTTTCGACTGCGATTATATCTCCTGCGGCAACACGATATTGTTTACCGCCGGTGCGCACTATTGCGAACATGGCATTTTTCCGTTTCAATCTTGTGGTTCCAGCGCGCAAGCAAGGAAACGCGAGTCTCTCGGCTCACGCTGGAAAGAGTGCGCAGCTACTAGATGGACATGGCTGTGTCAACCAGTCTTGGCCGATTTTTTGGCCAAAATTCTGTGTCCGCACCGTCGTGTCGTGACAGCAATGCAGGCGGATTGCAAAGACCATTGCCGCAGCAATCACCGCAGCCTAAAGATGTTTTTATGAAATTATCCACCTTTTTGGTTCCCGCCCTTGGCTTGTCACTATCCGCATGCGCTATGCAATCGGGCGATTTTCCGTCGCTTTCCAAGCGCGCTTATGAGGATGGCACCGCAATAGACGAGCCGGTTGCACCGTCCGCTCAGGAAATAGACGCGCTACCCGCTGCGCTTAAAAAGGCCGTGGATGCAGCCGTGCGGCAAAGCAATGCGGCTCATCAAGTTTTCTTGGCTGATCTCCCTAAAGTGAAGCAAACTATATCGGCAGCGCGTGGCGCATCACCGTCAAGCGAATCATGGGTAGTGGCTCAGATGCAGCTTTCATCACTGGAAATGGACCGCAGTCCGTCCATATCAGCGCTGGCGGATATCGATTCGCTCTATATGCAAAGGCTCGATCAAGAATTTGCCGGTGAAGAAAAAGGGGCGGCAGCGTTGATAGCAAAATCGCGTCAGCAGATTGAAGCGCAAGTTTCATTGCAACAAGACGAGATCGAAAAATTGAAATCGCGTATCCGCTAAATTTGCAGTCTAATTTGACGCTGCCTCGACCGCCGCTTTATGGGCCTTGGCATTTTCAACATAGTGGGAAACACCCAACCGCATACCTTCGATTGCTTGCTCAGTTAGGTCGCGCATATATTTTGCTGGTGATCCCGCCCAGAGCTGTCCTGTCGGGATTCGTTTATTGGGCGTCAGCGTCGCGCCAGCGGCGAGCATCCCGTCGCCTTCAATGACACAGCCATCCATGACCGTGGTGCTCAAACCGACGAAGGCGCGGTCTTCCAGCGTGCAACCATGGAGCATGACCATATGACCAACCAACACGTCTTCACCAATAATGGTTGGATAACCATAGGGGGTGAACGAGGTTGGACTGTCACAGTGAACGGTTGTTCCGTCCTGGATGTTGCTGCGGGCTCCGATCGTGATTTTGTTCACATCTGCGCGGATCACGCAATTATACCAGATGCTTGCCTCTGGACCGACTTCGACATCGCCAATGATCTTGCAACCCGGGGCAATGAAAGCCGATTCATGAATTTTCGGCGTTTTGCCATTAAACGGCAGGATAAGCGGATCGGTCATTTGGATGTTTCCTTACGATAAGTGACATGGCGCAACAGATCGCTCTGTGGATCGACTTTCGGATGGTCGAAATCAAGTTCTGGCAAATGTTTCATATTCAAGCGTTCCATAACCGCTCTGCTGCGATTATTATTTTCGCTGGTAATGGCCCAAACTTGTTCATCCGGGAATGTTGCTGCAGCCCATTCGCAGCATTTTTGGGCTGCCTCGGTCACGTAGCCATTGCCCCATTGCGCAAAAGCCATCCTCCAACCGATTTCCAGCTTGTCATGTACAGGCGTTTCTTCACCACCTCTTATGATGCCGCACCAACCAATCAATTTTTTGTCCGCTTTTGTTTCCAACGCCCAAAAACAATGGCCATTTTCTTTCTGATAATCTTGCTGCCAGGAGATAAGGTCGGCGACTTGCTTGCGTGTCATGATGGGCCCCAGCGTTCTTCTAACCTTGGGATCGCTGTTGATGGCATGGAAGATATCGAGATCATTCGCCCGCCATCCACGTAAGATTAATCGGTCTGTTTCCAATTGAAATTCAGCCATGGAGAAGTGGATCGATCATGTGTCGGGTTTCCAGTCTTTGGCTTCGATCCGATAGACGATCGTCGGGTTTAATTCTTCGCCATAATTAGGGTCGTGAAAGTCCAGTTCCGGCCGGTGTATCATGCCCAGCCTTTTCATAAGGCCCAAAGATGATTCATTGCCGGAAACGGTGAGCGCGACAACAAAGGGGGCTTTGTGTCGTGTAAAAGCAGCGCTCATCGCAGCGGTCGCTGCCTCCCGGGCATAGCCTTGTCCCCAGACGTCCTCTCGCAGCCGCCAACCAATTTCAAAGGCTCCGGTTAATTTCGGCTGCGGCGCGTTGACGCGCTTCAGTCCGCAGAAACCCAGCAGAGCATCATCGGACTTGCGTTCGACGATCCAAAATGTGTGCCCAAAGTCACGGTCGTAGCCTCTGATCCTCTCAACCGCTTCCAGAAATTTCTCTCGGGATTGCACGCCGCCGAGCCAGCGCGTGACTTTAGGCGTGTTGAGATACGTCATAAATGGTTCGATATCCTCATCCCGCCAATTGCGCAGACGCAGCCGTTCGGTTTCGATAATGATATCAGCCATGGAGGAGCCGAGCCGCATCCGCGGCGAAATAGGTGAGTATACCTGAACAGCCAGCGCGTTTGAAGGCGATCAGCTTTTCCATCATCAAGGCGTCACGGTCGCCAATTCCGGCGGCGGCTCCGGCAGCGACCAGCGCGTATTCGCCGGAAACCTGATAGGCAAAGACTGGCACATTAAACTCAGTCTTTGCGCGGTAGATAATGTCGAGATAGGCGAGGCCGGGTTTGACCATCACGCTGTCAGCCCCTTCGGCAATATCAAGCGCGATTTCGCGCATCGCTTCATCGCTGTTGGCGGCGTCCATCTGATAGCTTTTCTTGTCGCCTTTCAGGGTGCCGCTAGAACCAACAGCATCACGGAAGGGTCCGTAAAAGGCGCTGGCATATTTGGCGGCATAAGACATGATTTGCACATTATGATGGTTTGCTAATTCCAGCGTGTCGCGAATAGCACCGACCCGCCCGTCCATCATGTCAGAGGGTGCAATGATATCCGCACCAGCATTGGCTTGATTAAGCGCCTGCTTGGTCAGCATATCGAGCGTTCGGTCGTTCTCGACATAGCCATCGGCGTCAATCAAGCCGTCCTGGCCATGGGCTGTATAGGGGTCGAGCGCTACATCTGTGAGCACACCAATGTCGTCGCCCAAAGCATCTTTTATCGCCTTGGTTGCGCGGCACATCAGATTGTCCACGTTGAGCGCTTCTGCGCCATCGTCGCTGCGCTTATCTGTTGGCGTGTTGGGGAATAAAGCAACGCAAGGAATGCCAAGGTCGCGGGCCTCTTTAGCGCGCTCGACAATAAGGTCCACTGACCATCGCGAAACACCAGGTAGTGAAGCAATCGGCTCTTCAACTTCGTCCCCATCGGAAATGAACAGGGGCCAGATCAGATCGGCCGGCGTTAAAATATTTTCGCGAACCATCGCTCTGCTCCAGGCAGAAGTGCGAGTGCGGCGCAGACGGGTGCGGGGGAAAGCCGGAGTTTGGGTCATAGACCTCAATATAGAGCGGTACGACTATAGGGCAATTGAAATAGCATTTTGAACAGCTTGCAGCGAAGGATGGTATCTTTTACACCTTTGTAAACTTTTGCGGAGCGCTAGCGGCGATGAACCTGGTTGTCAGACTACTCACCATCATAATCGTTATATTTGCGATCGCCTCCAATCCCTCCAATGCCAAACGGGTCGCGCTGGTTATTGCGAACTCGGACTATCAAAATGCATCGTCTCTGGCCAATCCCGCATCCGATGCGCGGTTGATTGCCGCATCGCTGAAACAATCCGGGTTCGATAATGTTGATGTCAAATATGATCTCAGCAAATCCGCACTGGAATCTGAATTACGGGATTTCGGACAAAGGTCGGACGGCGCGGATGTGTCCTTGGTATATTACGCGGGGCACGGCATTGAAGCAGGCGGTCAAAATTATTTAATCCCTGTTGATGCCGAGCTCCAACGCGACCGGGATCTGGAAATTGAGGCAACCCGGCTCGAAACAGCGCTGTTGATGGTCGAAGGCGGCCGGCTGAAGATCGTTATACTCGATGCCTGCCGAAACAACCCGTTCATTTCAAGCATGCAGCGGACAATGCGTAATCGCTCGGTAGGTCGCGGCCTAGCGCCGATTGAACCGGAAGGCGAAACACTTGTCGTTTATGCCGCTAAGGCCGGTGCAACGGCGGCAGATGGTGATGGAGCGAACAGCCCATTTGCCGAAGCGCTAGCACGGCGGTTGGTCCAGCCTGGGCTGGAAATCAGCCTGTTATTCCGTTCCGTCCGCGACGATGTCCTGCGTAAAACTGGCCGTCAGCAAGAACCTTTCACCTATGGTTCCTTGTCAGGTAACGCATTTTATTTCGTACCTGGCAAAAACCAGACAGCAGTCAGCAATGCTGCGTCCGCGCTTGCTCCATCTGTCAGCGCCGAAACCGGCGAGGCGTTATTTTGGCAAGGGGCGGTAAGCGCGAACAGCGAAAAAGCCTATCGGTCGTATCTCAAACAATATCCACAAGGTCGTTACGCTGGACTAGCGGAAGAAAATATTGCCAGGATCAATGCGCTGCCTGCATCGGTGCCTGGCGTTCAAGGATTCACTATTCCGAGTTTTAGCAACGTTATCGGCCCTGGCGCTGTTGGTTCCGGGTCAAACATTAACGCAGCAACGATCCGCGAATTTGATTTCAAGGCATCGGCGGCAGTGCGCCGTAAGACGTCCGATACATTTATCAAGCAACTGCAAACGAGCGATCCTGCATCTGCACAGGTTTTTGGTTTGTTGCTCGC
Encoded proteins:
- the rpmA gene encoding 50S ribosomal protein L27, yielding MAHKKAGGSSRNGRDSEGRRLGVKKYGSEAVVAGNIIIRQRGTKTHPGRNVGMGKDHTLFALIDGKVEFHKGKLGRKYVSVDAMAEAAE
- the rplU gene encoding 50S ribosomal protein L21 encodes the protein MFAIVRTGGKQYRVAAGDIIAVEKLAGEAGDSVTLDDVLLAGEGADMKDVKGLTVAAEIVAQEKGEKIIIFKKRRRHNYRRKNGHRQQHTVLKISAIGDQKAAKKAAPKKEAAKPAEDKPAAEKKAAPAKKETAKKAPAKKAAAKPAAKKAAAKTEAKPAAAKKAPAKKPAAKKPAAKKKD
- a CDS encoding gamma carbonic anhydrase family protein, whose amino-acid sequence is MTDPLILPFNGKTPKIHESAFIAPGCKIIGDVEVGPEASIWYNCVIRADVNKITIGARSNIQDGTTVHCDSPTSFTPYGYPTIIGEDVLVGHMVMLHGCTLEDRAFVGLSTTVMDGCVIEGDGMLAAGATLTPNKRIPTGQLWAGSPAKYMRDLTEQAIEGMRLGVSHYVENAKAHKAAVEAASN
- a CDS encoding GNAT family N-acetyltransferase, translating into MAEFQLETDRLILRGWRANDLDIFHAINSDPKVRRTLGPIMTRKQVADLISWQQDYQKENGHCFWALETKADKKLIGWCGIIRGGEETPVHDKLEIGWRMAFAQWGNGYVTEAAQKCCEWAAATFPDEQVWAITSENNNRSRAVMERLNMKHLPELDFDHPKVDPQSDLLRHVTYRKETSK
- a CDS encoding GNAT family N-acetyltransferase, with amino-acid sequence MADIIIETERLRLRNWRDEDIEPFMTYLNTPKVTRWLGGVQSREKFLEAVERIRGYDRDFGHTFWIVERKSDDALLGFCGLKRVNAPQPKLTGAFEIGWRLREDVWGQGYAREAATAAMSAAFTRHKAPFVVALTVSGNESSLGLMKRLGMIHRPELDFHDPNYGEELNPTIVYRIEAKDWKPDT
- the hemB gene encoding porphobilinogen synthase, with translation MTQTPAFPRTRLRRTRTSAWSRAMVRENILTPADLIWPLFISDGDEVEEPIASLPGVSRWSVDLIVERAKEARDLGIPCVALFPNTPTDKRSDDGAEALNVDNLMCRATKAIKDALGDDIGVLTDVALDPYTAHGQDGLIDADGYVENDRTLDMLTKQALNQANAGADIIAPSDMMDGRVGAIRDTLELANHHNVQIMSYAAKYASAFYGPFRDAVGSSGTLKGDKKSYQMDAANSDEAMREIALDIAEGADSVMVKPGLAYLDIIYRAKTEFNVPVFAYQVSGEYALVAAGAAAGIGDRDALMMEKLIAFKRAGCSGILTYFAADAARLLHG
- a CDS encoding caspase family protein, which codes for MNLVVRLLTIIIVIFAIASNPSNAKRVALVIANSDYQNASSLANPASDARLIAASLKQSGFDNVDVKYDLSKSALESELRDFGQRSDGADVSLVYYAGHGIEAGGQNYLIPVDAELQRDRDLEIEATRLETALLMVEGGRLKIVILDACRNNPFISSMQRTMRNRSVGRGLAPIEPEGETLVVYAAKAGATAADGDGANSPFAEALARRLVQPGLEISLLFRSVRDDVLRKTGRQQEPFTYGSLSGNAFYFVPGKNQTAVSNAASALAPSVSAETGEALFWQGAVSANSEKAYRSYLKQYPQGRYAGLAEENIARINALPASVPGVQGFTIPSFSNVIGPGAVGSGSNINAATIREFDFKASAAVRRKTSDTFIKQLQTSDPASAQVFGLLLASQDLFALVQREAFDKYGMRTNNMADTFSLLIGVLHDAANGVVTEATTAQAQGLRNQMAKLLILTPEQIPQTDAGKQELSDLMLLNSLVLATSLDAAKNNPTLMKQISDRVSNMTKTQMGVDLKAMVLTDNGFQPRSQ